The window CTTGCACTATCTCTAAAATTTCTTCAAGTTTTTAACTGTGAAGATTTGAGCAGAACACTGAGTGTAACAGATGCATGAGTTCTTTGAAAGAATGCTAGTTTAAATGCTAGTAGCAAGGttttaaaaacagctttaaTTTTTCTCACTGCTTGTAGCACATGCAACAGTGCAAAGTTGAAGTGACAAGACTACAAATGTaagcagctttctgctgtgatgctgagTGTTCTTTTGCAATGAAAGTCATCAAAGAGTTGGAAGTGCTTTTCTATACTCCATTATTAATGgagtaattaatttaattattaaacaaATACTCCATTATTAAGCAATAGCTACTATAAACAAACATCACACCGAAAagtaacattttgttttaattttttctgagtTGTATTGAAACACTTTACTGTCACTTAATTTAGTTCTACAGTACATTGCAGTTATCACCTGGTAATGAGTATCTGTCTTACTTACAGGTGCTTTTTCCTTCACAAATGTTCCCCTCTGTTTCGTAGCTTCCAGACAGTTTCTCTCTCAAATTGTCTAACTAAATAATATTTAATCAAATTCAGTTAACTTATTAAAATTCACTGCTTCTGTTTCATATCCAAAAAAGTGCTCTTGACAGTTCCTGCAGGTGTATCTGTTGGTCTAATAAAAGATGTTATTTTCACTACATTCCTTAAGGGTTAGACTTGAATTAAACAAAATCTGACCAGGCTTGTAAAATACAAGATTGGAAGGTAGAGAATAGGTACTATTTTTTCTCACCTCCAAGATTTGCATTCCCATCTCATCTTGTTAGGACTTCTGCCTTAGAAATGGTTCTGTATTTGAGGAGCTTTAAGCTCAGCACAGACAAGCTGCACAGACAGGAATATCCCCCAACTTGCTCAGGACATGGCTCTGTCCTACTCACTGATTTCTTGGATCAGCTAGATGCCCTCAGTCTCTGCTGACAAGGTGTTTAAAAATGCTCCGTGTCTCTTCCAGAACGACGCGGTTCGCCTCTTTCCCAGATTATCTGGTCATCCAGATCAAGAAGTTCACTTTCGGTCTGGACTGGGTGCCCAAAAAGCTCGGTAAGGAGGATGAGAAGTACAGAGCATGTAGGTACTGGGAGTCACATATGGATATTGTGGTCATTACTGCTAGGAGGAAAGTAGCTATCCCAAAAGATGCTGCAGGCATCCCCAGGGACTTACCCTTCCAGATCTCCCAGCCAAGtcctttgtttctgcctctgcaTGGAGGCTGAGTAAGACCATATCTTGCAGATGTTTCCATTGAAATGCCAGAGGAGCTGGATAtctctgcactgcagggaacggggctgcaggaaggagaagaggaaatgcCAGACATCGCACCCCCACTGGTGACACCAGATGAGCCCAAAGGTAGCCTGGGGTTCTATGGCAACGAGGACGACGACTCCTTCTGCTCCCCTCACTTCTCCTCTCCGACATGTTAGTGattctcctcctctcttcctgaTGCCTGACTCATTTCCTTGCTCTCCTTGCCTTGTGTCCCATGCTAGCAGTTTCCCACTTGCTCAGACTTTCCCTGTCCTTTTGTCAGCGATTGCCAGCTGCCTCCCTTGCATGCCTGTTATGCAAGGGTGTTATGCAAGGGGGTTTGTTGATTCCTGTTCTGTGCAAGATGGGGTGGCATGTTCACTGCATTtagaggaggcagagctgggatttatACAGGATTTAATTGGTAGgggtatttaatttttataaaccACAGCAGGAGGTTGGGTTCAGAGCCTACGGAAGAGCCAGTGCTCCTGAGTTCACAGGttgaataattttgttttctgcctgtgtgtgagactgaagaaaaaaggtggctgagaaaaGCCAAGAGATAGAACTTGGTGTGAAATAAAGCTAGGAGGTGGTGGCTTTGGAGGCTGTGTGACACGAGATGAAatggagccagcagggatgggtgggagtgGGTGGCTCTAACGTGTGTCTCCCCACAGCACCCATGCTGGACGAGTCGGTGATTATCCAGCTAGTGGAAATGGGCTTTCCCATGGATGCCTGCCGCAAAGCCGTGTATTACACAGGGAACAGTGGGGTTGAGGCGGCCATGAACTGGGTCATGTCACACATGGACGATCCAGGTACGAGGCCATGGCCATGGTGAGGCTTACTGCCTCTGGGCTGTTCTTGTGTCCTACTACCACAGTGGAAAACTGAAGTAGTTTGGACTTGGGCTGTCCCCTCTTGGAGAGATCTGattactctgagctgtgttGTGTTTCCTGCTGCAGACTTTGCTAACCCGTTAGTTCTCCCTGGATCCAGTGGGCCAGGGTCAACTATTGCCTGCCCAGACCCTCCTTCGGAAGACAGTGTGGCCACCATTGTCTCCATGGGCTTCTCCCGGGACCAGGCAATGAAAGCGCTTAGAGCCACGGTGAGAGGCACGGGCGACATCAGAGCGCAAGGATTTTCCCAGGAACAGCAATTCCCAAGTTCActgtcttctttttccttccagaacAACAGTCTGGAGCGTGCTGTGGATTGGATCTTCAGTCACATTGATGACCTCGATGCAGAAGCTGCTATGGATATCTCAGAGGGGCGCTCGGCAGCTGAGTCCATCTCTGAATCTGTCCCCGTGGGTCCCAAAGTGCGCGATGGGCCTGGAAGTGAGTTCCAAGCCAGAGgaatgtggattttggggtgcaaactcaacatttttttgttgttcctgATCCATGCAGTACTGCAGGttttagcagcagcagctatTGCAGAGCTGGTCTGGTTGTAGAGGTGgaagcagggaggaaaagggaaggaatggCAAAGTGTTCCAGACCCTTCAGGCTGGATGAGGATTACATGGAAACCAGTAAGAAAGAGGCTGGGGAAGTGCCATCAAGTGAAAGACAGGAGAGGCTATGCTGCTTTTATCCAGTGGTGCTAGGAGGCTTTTTTTGCCCTTTTGGTTCCCACTGCAAAAAGCAGGAtttgtgccagtgctgctggatgctgtAGGGAGGTGAAATCCCTGCCTTACCCATCCAGCACCCATGGCCCAAATAAAAAGTTGGAAGAAGGCTAAATGGAAGTTAGCATCTCCTATTTCCCTGTATGCTTGGCCTTGAGAGCACTCACAGTCACACTTGATGGGGATCAAGTTCTACATTACTACCCTTCCTTCAGCGATTCTTCTCTAGAGGGGGCCTTGCACAGGGTGTTAGGGAGTAAGacctctttcctcttttcctgacaatcctctcttccctcctcctttcaAGAATATCAGCTGTTTGCCTTCATCAGCCACATGGGCACTTCAACTATGTGCGGACATTATGTTTGTCACATCAAGAAAGATGGCAGGTAAGCTTTTCCACAGTGTAAGGAAACTGAGGGACTGGTTTAAatccccatcctgccccatTTCCTTAGAGGTCttgggggcggcgggggggtTGGGGCTGAGAGCAGGTGAGTACAATCAAGTTGTGTCTTAGCCATGGAATGGCATTCCTGAGCTCCTCTTGTGCCTGTTGCAGGTGGGTGATCTACAATGACCAGAAAGTCTGTGCTTCTGAGAAGCCCCCCAAGGACCTGGGCTACATCTACTTCTACCAGCGGATTCCCAGCTAGAGCATCCTCTTGCTGTGTGTGGTGGGGGGAGAGTGGGCTGAAGgtgtgggggggaaaaggggtgggggTAGTGAGGGTGGGAGCAGGGTCCTTCTCgtccctgctcctttccccagTCCCTTCACGGCCTCTCTGTGGAGACATGGGGAGACAAGAGTTCACTGACTAATCAGCTGGGGGCTGGAGCCCCTGTGGACATGAGtgaagggggtttggggggttgggAATATCTCTTTCTATAGGAAGTGTCCTCACTGTCCTCACCCCCGTGACACACAGCCCTAGTGCTTCGCTGCTTGGTGGGATGATGCCACCTCCTTGCTGTCCggaaggagaggagggggcTTGTGTGTACGTGTGGCTTGTGAATGGGGGGGTTCCTCCAGCCCGCCCTGTCGGGCGGGGGCGTGGGGCGGGCAGCAAGGCGGGCCACGAGCAGCGCTTCCCCTTGTGTGCCCTTGCCATGCCAAAATACACGAGGGACAAAATAAAAGTCGAAATACCGCCCTGGCTCCGCTCTGACCCCGCCGGCCGCGGGAGCGCGGGTggggcagggggcggggctCCGCCGCGGGGCGTGGTCTGGGGCGGGGCACGtggggggcggggcctcggcCGCCGCCGGCCTATAAAAGGGGCGCCGGTCGCCGTTCGCACTGCCGCTGCTGACCTTCGCGTCTCCTCCGGTGCCGGCCCCGTTCCCGCTCGTTCCCGCCATGGCGCACAGGAAGTTCTTCGTGGGGGGCAACTGGAAGATGAACGGCGACAAGAAGAGCCTGGGCGACCTCATCCACACGCTGAACAGCGCCAAGCTCTCCGCCGACACCGGTGAGGGCGCGGCCCGCACGTAGCGCACGTCCCACACGGCCCTGCGGAGCCGGGGACCGGGCCCGGGCCCGCGCGGGGGAGCAGCAAATGTCAGAGGGCGGCGGGGGCCTAAATATAACCCCGCGGCAGCGGCGCTAAATATACCCGCGAAACGGGATCCGGATTCCCGCAGGCCCGGCCGCCACGTGCGGCCGACCCCCGGGGCGCCCCCGGCCGATCCCCGCAGACCCCGGGGGCCCGGGACCCCGCGCCTCCCTCGGCCTGGCCCCCGCACCTGGGAGCGGGGCTCTCGCAGCGCCGCGCTGCAGCCGGGCTGcgctgcccctgccccgccACCGTGCCCGGTTAGAACCCAGGCACAACCCGGCTCTTCCCGGTTCGGCCAGGCCcgggctgcagggtgggattCTCGCCCCATCTTTTATGTGGGCACTTTCCAAGGGACCCCTGTGACCTGGCCGTCGGCCCGGTATCGCGTGTCCAGCCCCTGGAAAGGGCTttcatccctgctgctgagTTATCGGATAGCAGGGATTGTCCTGTGGCAGAGGGGCCCCCAAATGTCAGTGAGGAGGGCGGGCTGTCTTCCCAGGAGAAAGGGATGACCTCTTGGGGCCGGGATCAGTGGCCGGGTAcagtttcttctcttcttctggCACAAGGGTAACAGGGTGCTTTGCCTTACAGAGGTGGTTTGTGGAGCCCCCTCCATCTACCTAGACTTTGCCCGTCAGAAGCTCGATGCAAAGATTGGCGTGGCAGCCCAGAACTGTTACAAGGTACCAAAGGGAGCTTTCACAGGAGAGATCAGGTGAGCCACGGAGTCAAGTCAGGGTGCCTCTGGGATGTGAATTTCCTCCAGTGAGTCATCTCCtttctccccagcccagcaatgATCAAGGATATTGGAGCTGCATGGGTGATCCTAGGCCACTCAGAGCGAAGGCATGTTTTTGGAGAGTCTGATGAGGTGAGTGCCCTCATAGAATGGAGACATGGTCCAGCTTAGATGGGTCTGCAAAGACTGTCAAAGTGAGCAGTTAAAACAGACCTCCAACCTGTTTTACTGGATGccttgtttcttttccattcccagttgATTGGGCAGAAGGTGGCTCATGCTCTGGCTGAGGGCCTTGGAGTCATTGCCTGTATTGGAGAGAAGCTGGATGAGAGAGAAGCTGGCATAACAGAGAAGGTGGTTTTTGAACAGACCAAGGCTATTGCTggtaagaggaaaaataaatggttggtttgggtttttttaaccactttccagccctgctcttccCAGTATGGGGGTATTGTGCTCACCTCTACCTTCTCCCTCTTCCCTAGATAATGTGAAGGACTGGGGTAAAGTGGTGCTTGCCTATGAGCCAGTCTGGGCTATTGGAACTGGTAAAACTGCAACTCCCCAACAGGTATGAGTGGAGAGGTGGCTGATTAAATGAGCAACTGACCCTTCCCCTCAGGAAACCTTCCTGAAGATTCTTAGTGAGAATCTCCTGGAGAATTCTTAGTGACTTAGAGAATATCTGTTCCCTTGTCTTTGGAAGGGAACTGTGTGCAGAGTGGCGCAGGCCTCAGTGTGACTCCTGTGTTGTATTGCAGGCTCAGGAAGTTCATGAGAAGCTGCGGGGGTGGCTGAAAAGCCACGTGTCTGATGCTGTTGCTCAGTCAACTAGGATTATCTATGGAGGTAAGTGAGTCTGGAGCGACTTTCCAGGGCAGGAAGTGCTTAGTTTCTCTACCTGTTGCGGCAGTTGTACATCATTTATCCCTGGCAAGGAAACTCTTGACTTTGAGAGCATAAAGAATCACCTTCTAGCTTGTCTGGGTAGCTTGCTTGGATAAATGGGAGACAGGCTTGCTGTCTGCAGGAGGTGGCTGGTACCTTGCCAGTCCTGCCTTTGCCCTGGCTCCATTTTCCTAGAGCTGGCACCTCTGACCTTAAACCACTGCTCCCTCCTTAGGCTCTGTCACTGGCAGCAACTGTAAGGAGCTGGCCTCTCAGCACGATGTGGATGGCTTCCTTGTTGGTGGAGCTTCTCTCAAGCCAGAGTTCGTGGATATTATCAATGCCAAACACTGAAGCACCCCATGAGGAGCTGTCCCTTGTGGTTAAGAAATGGAAGCAAGAAGGGACCTTTTATTGCACACGTCTCAGTACGGAGGCCTCCCCGAGGCTTTCCCCCTCCACAGTCATTGTTATAGATGTTCTGCTAACCACCCCCACCACGTCAGAGTCCTGTTAGCAGGAGCTGTCTCAGCAGAGTCTTGGCAGTCTCCTGGCTGAGCTGAACCCTCAGTTTCCCCCTGACCTGTTCAGAGCCCACAGCCCACCTGGCCAGtatctctccctttccctgcagccctgcagggagagggggcCGCTGGTGCTGCGGGGAGGAAAAGGAACCACAGTCTTGCATCCCTCAGCTCCATCAGCAAGGAACCTGTCAGCTTAGATCCTTGTGAGATGTCTTACCTCACCTGTGTCCCGTACTGAACAAtaaatggaaaacagaaaaagcaaaggtgTGTCCTGGATCTTATTTGGAAGCATCTCGGGGACAGGCAGTGTAAAGAACTTAATGCTTGTGGAGGTGGCTGGTTGCAGAGAGGGTTTTGTGGGCATTTCCCTGAGAGCCCACTGTTACCCCCATAGGCACTGCACAGGTTCTACCTGCATCTTGCTTCTGTCATATACCAGCTCTTCTTTGGGCCTGTGGTGATTCTGATATATCTGTGTCTGTTCCAGTGGCTGCTGGAGCACCTGGCTGCTCCACCAGGGAGTCACTCTTCCCTGGCAGACTCAGTAATGTACTCATCCCTGCTCTTTCCCTGTAAGGACTGGTAATTGACTTTGCTCATTACATGTAGAGTGGAGCAGCTCAGTCTCTGCAGGGAAGGATTTTGCTTAGGCCCTGTGTTGGGGCAGTGCTTGCTGCCTGCTTTCAGCCATGTGCTGGTGGTTGAGGAAGCAGGACTTGATGTcacttcccagctgctgggttttttttggtagtaCTGAGGATGATGAAAAAGCAGTGCCTCACAAGGAGGAGCTTGTTTGTGAGGCGGTGCATCCTTGGGAGCCTATGGGCAGTGTTCCAGCTGCTAGTGCCAGCATCACCTGAGGGATAAGGGGCCTGGAGCTGAGGGGCAAGGAGGGAAAAGCCTGATGCTGTGGGGGGCTCCTGCCCtactgctgctgggggagcttcctgctgcccagctgcaggggagggaTCTCCTTCCTAGGATAGCAGGTGCTCTGAGAAGGAGGAACCTGACAGCAGCAAGGAGGtggcagctctctgctctgtaTGTGTGTGGAGTGATGGAGAAAGGAGGATAattcaaaggcaaaaaaaaatctgaaaactgttttcttcaACCAGAGCACGTATTTGTGAGGCTGCTGGGTTGTGGCTGTAGTCTGGGGCTCTTGGGTCACCCAgaccagagcagcagtgatgcCGCAGGGGCACACAGTGCTCCTAAGGCTGCAGGGACTGGGTACAATCACTCAGGGCTGGGCCACcggctgcagctctgctgtcagctcctgtctgccctgcccacagcacaagagcccaggaGAGTGACCTACATAGAAGAAAACAGATGGGAGCTGGCCATTGATCTTGCTGCTTTGAGAGTATGCAGGGGCATGAAAACATTCATTTAATGAGGAATAAACtcatggaaaataatttctacatCAGCAGGAGTGCCAgatcttgtttctcttctttatGTCTGCTTCCTGGCAGGACTGCAGCTTTCTGGAGTGGAAATACTGCCAGATCCTTGCAGCAAATTGTAGTGGTTGGCTGTTAAACAGGTTGCTGTTGGAGAAAAATGCACTGTGCCAGATGTGACAGCCTGAGAGAGGCTGCGATGGCTCTgcatcctcagccccaaacaaTAGCCAGGCTGAGCTTGTATTCCCAGAAGACACCACACACACatgttggactcaatgatccttttGGGTATCTCTTtaaactcagaatattctgtgactTTGAATATATTGCAGTTAAACATGGCCATGGCTGACCACACAGAGCACTCTCAGCACTGGCAACCTCATCCCactctctgctccagctgagcaggACAGAGGTGCCCTAGTGAGcctctgtgtatttatttacagCAGTATTTACACACGTGTACAGGGTGtctccttccagcagctgggctcaggcagcgcccaggggctgcccctcaatcccagcctctccagcccccagcagcagctccctgtggtgCTCTGACCACGAGTTCCTCACGCAGGGCAAAGTGCAAAAGGAGTTTAAAGAGGAGACCCGACAGGCTGCACTGATCAGGTGCAGGATGTGGACAAATCATCACAAACCACTGACACATGACCGGCCCTTTTTATTCCTGTATGCGATATTTGTTTCTCTGCCTGCCCTAGATCACCCCTGGCTCCTGCCCTAACCACTCCCTGATGAGTCCTGTGCAATCCCCAAATGCTCTTCCCCTGCATCTCATCCTGTGTCCCACACCCCTGCAGACAGCTGCACCCCTAATCCTAAaggtgctctggggctgaggctCCCGGGATGGGGCTGGACAGGGTGTTCCTTTCACTGAGTCCTTAATCTGGGTTCCCACCCGCTACTGTGCTCCTGTGCCCCTCGAAATGGGCCTTTATTGGGCTGATGCTCCTGGGATGGGCCTGGAAGCAGcctggtgggtgctgctggggctccctCTCCTGCCATCCTCACCCTGTGCTCCTCTGAGGGTGTGCGGGCCAGCTTTAAGCACATACCCTCCCTTATTATCAATATAATTAGGTTTGGGATATATATAatctaaataaaatttctctAGTTTAAAGCTTTGTGTTTCCTTCTGTAATTAGGGAATGTTTAGGGCAGGAAGCAAAGGCAGGAAAGGAAGTGTTCATATGTAGATTATTTCTTtactctgagggtggtgaggcactggaacaggttgccccatccttggaggtgttcaaggccggGTTGGATGGAGCCCTCGGCAACCTGGTCTGATGGGTGGtatccctgcccgtggcaggggtATTGAGTTGAGCACATTTTTGAGGTTCCTTCCGATCCAAACCAACCTGTGGTTGTGTGATAATGAGCAGGGGGTGAGCTCAGATTGACATTCAGCTGTGTAGCACAGGAGAAGGGCTCGGCACcggggagcccagcaggacaaggCAGGGGCCAGCTcgctgtgcagctctgagcgCAGGGTGCTGAGCAGGAAGGGCCATGGCTGATGGTTGTGcgagcagctctgcctggaccAACTTAGCCAGCACCAACCTTATCCAGGCACTGCAAAGGAGCAAAGGGCACTGAAGGGAAAGGGAGCAGAGCCTTGGACTTTGGATTAACTGCAAACCACTGCTGACCATCAGCTCTGACTAGCATTCCTGGCTGGTAAGCAGCCAGTGCTGTTGGCATCGGCTGGGCACAGGAAACCtcaacccttcccagctccacagcctgGAGGACGGGAATGGAGCAGtgcaccccaaaactcccttCCCGGCATCCACATGCTCATATTCGGGGAGGCTTCATGCAGAGCCAAAGGCTAATTCTGCTCAACAtgttaattaaatatttactaGAGGGTAAATTAAGAGTTCATTAGGCATTCACCGCCCCAGTGCCCACCaccctgtgcagctctgcccgACTTTGAACCCGCCCCGTTCTGAGCTGGGTGCGCACACAGGTCCTTCCCACCGAAAAAAATCCTTCGGTTCTCTGCATACGCTAACAGCCGCAGATGTCACCCAGCCGGGAAGGCGCAGTGGAATCGCAGAGCGCCGGTGGTGAGGGCGGGACACGATTGGAGCTTtcccagccccggggccgcggcGCTGGGCACAGCGGCGGGCCCGCCCCCGTTCCCATGGCAGCGGCCGGGCCTCGGGCAGCGGCCGCCGCGGGGGGCGGCAAGCGCGGCCTGCCCGGGCAGCatggaggacgaggaggagagggaagagggtgaggagaaggaagagggcgaggagaaggaggaggaggaggaggaggagaaggagaaggagaaggaagaagaggtgaGGGGGAGGCCCTCAGCACCGCCCGGCTGTGGCTGGGCCAGCGTTGGCGTTGtgctctctccttctctcccaggAGCCGCCGCCCTGTCCCCTGACCGAGGAACACTTCAAGGAGGGCCTGTCTCTCCTCTGTAAGACCGGCAACGGGCTGGCCCACGCCTATGTGAAGTTTGAAGCCAAAGACAAGTGAGTGTGCAATGCCTGACCTGGCAGAAGCCCCTCACTCCATGGCCATGGAGCCGCTGTGCCACAAGCTGGTGACGGGCCATGTGGGAAGGGAGCGTAGCCAGGCCCTGCTCTCCGGCCACCTGGATTCCAGCCgtgcctcagcacagcctgtccatcctcagccctggctgggcactgcctcCAGCATGGCCAGACACACTGCTGGGAGcatcagtgtccccaaggctgaGGGCAGCCTGCCCATCGCTCTGGACTGTGCTCTCCTAGGGGGGCTGAACAGAATGACCTCCCTACaggcactttgagaaatatccATTGACATCTGTCCTCCCAGCTGCTAACCTTTAAGGCAGGCAGCTGTAAGTACACAGGCACACAGCTGTAAGTACCATGCCACAATGGCCTTGGGACAGTTTGGAGTCTCAGcctccccagcagagccacctAACCAAGGCCCCATTAAGACTGTTTCTTTCAGCAGTCTCATAGGGTATCTCAACCACTGTTTTTTTCCACTAGAAAAGTCCTTCCACACAGTCCTTTGTGCTGACACTATTGTTCaacagacccctccccaaaacttACCCTTCTCTGCTCTGGTTGTGCCCTGTCCTGACAGATAGAATTCAATAGGAATAAGTACTCCCTCTGccaggaaagcagattcaatcTTACCATTCATCTTTACTGACAGGCCGATCTCTATCacctgcctttttctttcttttctcagcaGGGCTTCCTAGGACACCAGGGAAGTAGGAGAGGTGGTTGCCCTCCTACCAAAAAGATGGTCATGGGGAAATATGTGAGATATTTTATTCACATTCACTCTCCCTCAGGGGCCTGACAGACATCAGCCTCCTTGAACACTTCATTCACCTGCGGTATGTG is drawn from Zonotrichia leucophrys gambelii isolate GWCS_2022_RI chromosome 1, RI_Zleu_2.0, whole genome shotgun sequence and contains these coding sequences:
- the TPI1 gene encoding triosephosphate isomerase, with the translated sequence MAHRKFFVGGNWKMNGDKKSLGDLIHTLNSAKLSADTEVVCGAPSIYLDFARQKLDAKIGVAAQNCYKVPKGAFTGEISPAMIKDIGAAWVILGHSERRHVFGESDELIGQKVAHALAEGLGVIACIGEKLDEREAGITEKVVFEQTKAIADNVKDWGKVVLAYEPVWAIGTGKTATPQQAQEVHEKLRGWLKSHVSDAVAQSTRIIYGGSVTGSNCKELASQHDVDGFLVGGASLKPEFVDIINAKH